Proteins from a single region of Mus pahari chromosome 2, PAHARI_EIJ_v1.1, whole genome shotgun sequence:
- the LOC110316670 gene encoding vomeronasal type-1 receptor 100-like, with translation MFSLENALYFQAGLGFLANMFLLVFYIFIILGHRPKPTDLISCQLTFVHIMMILTGGNLILTDIFESLNVENDIKCKATLYTNRVMRGLSICITCLLSVIQAVTISPSTSILAKFKHKLRKHMVNASFFYICSFNFSLSSILIFYVGGFTNMSETKQMKITKSCLILPMNYIIRGMVVTVTIVRDVFFVGVMLITSTYMVIILFRHQRQCQHLHSINHLRASPEKRATQTILLLVVFFVVMYWVDFILSSSSVLLWMYDPVVLIVQKFVMYAYPTITPLVQISSDNRLINVLKTLQSKCH, from the coding sequence ATGTTCTCATTAGAGAATGCACTTTATTTTCAAGCTGGGCTTGGATTCCTAGCCAATATGTTTCTTCtagttttttatattttcataatccTAGGTCACAGACCTAAGCCCACGGACCTGATCTCCTGTCAACTGACCTTCGTTCACATAATGATGATCCTCACTGGAGGAAATCTCATACTTACAGACATATTTGAGTCACTGAATGTTGAGAATGACATCAAATGTAAGGCAACTTTATACACAAACAGAGTGATGAGAGGCCTCTCTATCTGcatcacctgcctcctgagtgtgatCCAGGCTGTCACAATCAGTCCCAGTACCTCTATACTggcaaaatttaaacataaactaagaaaacacatggtcaatgcttctttcttttatatttgctCTTTCAATTTTTCTCTTAGTAGTATCCTGATCTTCTATGTTGGCGGTTTTACCAACATGAGTGAGACCAAGCAGATGAAGATCACTAAATCCTGCTTAATCTTGCCAATGAACTACATCATCAGGGGAATGGTTGTAACAGTGACAATTGTCAGAGATGTGTTCTTTGTAGGAGTCATGCTGatcacaagcacatacatggtgaTTATCTTGTTCAGGCATCAGAGGCAATGCCAGCATCTTCATAGCATCAACCATCTGAGAGCATCCCCTGAGAAAAGGGCCACCCAGACCATCTTGCTGTTGGTAGTTTTCTTTGTGGTCATGTACTGGGTGGACTTCATCCTCTCATCCTCCTCAGTCCTGTTATGGATGTATGACCCAGTCGTTCTGATTGTTCAGAAGTTTGTGATGTATGCCTATCCCACAATTACTCCATTGGTACAAATTAGTTCTGATAATAGACTAATCAATGTGTTGAAAACCTTGCAGTCAAAATGCCactag